The Thioalkalivibrio thiocyanodenitrificans ARhD 1 genome window below encodes:
- a CDS encoding sensor domain-containing diguanylate cyclase, with translation MANCAREPVHTPGAIQPAGCLICLDDAYTRVTRVSANIGTFLGVDTAQALSRTPRELLGARLMGRVRRDLTDSERMPSPLGTTRAIDGHTRRYRVFAYRSGTQVVVEFERQSHGHHDRLFSLVNDWLSRFARAHSVDALLDMLVEGVRCMTGYDRVMVYRFDPDWHGAVVAESRTAEAGSFLGHHFPASDIPPQVRRLYDINPVRMIADATASAVPLVPADSDGHGEPDLSPGLLRAVSPIHLAYLHNMGVQAAFSIAMHGSHDLLGLVAAHGLRPRPLPPAVRDAARTLVQMATQRLSLLQALDRADFLERVRVSRGLLSDMRGRLRRPGEIIREHGGDWLSLFGASGCALVHRDNTIGIGRVPEEARLEGIVGWLNAEHQGSGVWQHRRLGHTGLAALIPREEACGLLAVPLPLGEIAAGWLLLFRPEIVESVRWAGNPAKAVVDDTGGAGLSPRQSFETWLQEVAGRSAPWTELERHAATDLAEDLAVAVSGREISIINDRLRREHEALAEANARLRDLAHTDSLTRVWNRYRIEAAIDAELNAADRYRRPCALVLFDVDHFKQVNDTHGHEAGDRVLVGIAGLVGRILRSTDHLGRWGGEEFVVLATNSRLEDAVCLAERLRSGIEAIDFGEAGKVTASFGVAACVPDDTRRALVDRADRAMYRAKEGGRNRVVSEGSPEPDA, from the coding sequence TTGGCAAACTGTGCCCGTGAACCGGTGCACACGCCCGGCGCAATCCAGCCGGCAGGTTGCCTGATCTGCCTCGATGACGCATATACCCGGGTGACACGCGTCAGCGCGAACATCGGTACCTTCCTGGGTGTCGACACCGCGCAGGCCCTGAGCCGGACGCCGCGAGAACTGCTGGGTGCCCGCCTCATGGGCCGGGTTCGCCGGGACCTGACGGACAGTGAGCGCATGCCTTCGCCACTGGGTACCACCCGGGCGATCGACGGCCATACCAGGCGCTACCGCGTGTTCGCTTACCGCAGCGGGACGCAGGTGGTGGTGGAGTTCGAGCGGCAGAGCCACGGCCACCATGACCGCCTGTTCTCGCTGGTCAATGACTGGCTGTCGCGTTTTGCCCGTGCACATTCCGTGGACGCCCTGCTCGACATGTTGGTGGAAGGGGTGCGCTGCATGACGGGCTACGACCGTGTCATGGTCTACCGTTTCGACCCGGACTGGCACGGCGCGGTGGTCGCCGAGAGCCGCACCGCCGAGGCCGGGAGCTTTCTCGGACACCACTTTCCCGCCAGTGACATCCCGCCCCAGGTGCGCCGGCTCTACGACATCAATCCGGTGCGGATGATCGCGGATGCAACGGCTTCGGCGGTGCCGCTGGTTCCGGCGGACAGTGACGGCCACGGCGAGCCGGATCTGTCACCCGGTCTGCTGCGCGCGGTGTCCCCCATTCACCTCGCCTACCTGCACAACATGGGCGTGCAGGCGGCATTCTCCATTGCGATGCACGGCAGTCATGATCTGTTGGGCCTGGTGGCCGCCCATGGCCTGCGTCCCCGGCCGCTGCCGCCCGCCGTGCGCGATGCGGCACGTACCCTGGTGCAGATGGCGACACAGCGGCTGTCGCTGCTCCAGGCGCTCGATCGGGCGGATTTCCTGGAAAGGGTGCGGGTCAGCCGCGGTCTGCTCTCGGACATGCGCGGCCGATTGCGCAGGCCCGGGGAGATCATCCGGGAACACGGCGGGGACTGGCTTTCCCTGTTCGGTGCCAGCGGGTGCGCACTGGTTCACCGGGACAACACCATCGGTATCGGACGGGTGCCCGAAGAGGCGCGCCTGGAAGGGATCGTGGGCTGGCTCAACGCCGAGCATCAGGGCAGCGGGGTGTGGCAGCATCGCCGGCTGGGCCACACCGGGCTCGCCGCCCTGATCCCCCGGGAGGAGGCCTGCGGGTTGCTGGCGGTACCCCTGCCACTGGGCGAGATCGCGGCCGGCTGGCTGCTGCTGTTTCGTCCGGAGATTGTCGAGTCCGTTCGATGGGCGGGCAATCCCGCCAAGGCGGTCGTGGACGACACCGGCGGGGCCGGGCTTTCGCCGCGTCAATCCTTCGAGACCTGGCTGCAGGAGGTGGCCGGCCGGAGCGCGCCGTGGACGGAGTTGGAGCGGCATGCCGCCACCGACCTGGCCGAGGACCTGGCGGTTGCCGTGTCGGGACGCGAGATCTCCATCATCAATGACCGGCTCCGACGCGAACACGAGGCGCTGGCGGAGGCGAACGCACGCCTCAGGGATCTCGCGCACACGGACTCCCTGACCCGGGTCTGGAACCGCTACCGCATTGAGGCCGCCATCGACGCGGAACTCAACGCGGCAGACCGATACAGACGTCCCTGCGCGCTTGTGCTCTTTGACGTGGACCATTTCAAGCAGGTGAATGACACCCACGGGCATGAGGCCGGCGACCGGGTGCTGGTCGGGATCGCCGGGCTGGTCGGCCGTATTCTCCGCAGCACCGACCACCTCGGCCGGTGGGGCGGCGAGGAGTTCGTCGTGCTGGCCACCAACAGCCGCCTCGAGGACGCAGTGTGCCTGGCGGAACGCCTTCGCAGCGGCATAGAGGCCATCGACTTCGGTGAGGCCGGCAAGGTCACGGCCAGTTTCGGCGTGGCCGCCTGCGTGCCCGATGACACGCGCCGTGCACTCGTGGACCGGGCGGATCGCGCGATGTATCGTGCCAAGGAAGGGGGACGCAACCGGGTGGTTTCGGAAGGGTCCCCCGAACCGGACGCCTGA
- a CDS encoding gamma-butyrobetaine hydroxylase-like domain-containing protein has product MTAQHRPTEIHLHQKTRVLELVYEDGTRHRLPCEFLRVYSPSAEVTGHGPGQEVLQLGKEDVTIDEIEPVGNYAVKLVFSDGHDTGIYDWDYLYRMGNDYDALWQRYLDRLAEAGHQRKA; this is encoded by the coding sequence ATGACAGCCCAACACCGACCCACCGAGATTCATCTGCACCAGAAGACCCGGGTGCTGGAACTGGTCTACGAGGATGGCACACGCCACCGGCTGCCGTGCGAGTTCCTGCGGGTGTACTCGCCGTCCGCTGAGGTCACCGGACACGGCCCGGGTCAGGAAGTGCTTCAGCTGGGCAAGGAGGACGTCACCATCGACGAGATCGAGCCCGTGGGTAACTACGCGGTCAAGCTGGTGTTCTCCGATGGCCACGACACCGGCATCTACGACTGGGACTACCTCTACCGTATGGGCAACGACTACGATGCCCTGTGGCAGCGTTACCTGGACCGCCTGGCCGAGGCCGGCCACCAGCGCAAGGCGTAG
- a CDS encoding DUF484 family protein, protein MSTHTNLAEDALSEETVEAWLRAHPDFFERHVALLDVLRLPHPSGGAVSLIERQIGWLRDKNRQLERKLMDLVQVARENERLSQRMHQLALGLMDADSLDAVLATTQEQLRTEFRADHVVVRLLGDPAEGLHFVSESDACLQRFEPLFENRRPLCGRLSDEQLTALFPDAQDPIQSAVAVPLMEGSRRMGILALGSREDTRFHPGMGTLFLGYLGEIISHAVATRLKA, encoded by the coding sequence ATGAGCACCCATACGAACCTGGCCGAGGACGCGCTGAGCGAGGAGACCGTGGAGGCGTGGCTGCGCGCCCATCCCGATTTCTTCGAACGCCACGTGGCGCTGCTGGACGTGTTGCGGCTTCCCCATCCGTCCGGCGGTGCGGTCTCTCTGATCGAGCGGCAGATCGGCTGGTTGCGGGACAAGAACCGCCAGCTGGAGCGCAAGCTCATGGATCTGGTGCAGGTGGCGCGCGAGAACGAACGCCTGAGCCAGCGCATGCACCAGCTCGCCCTGGGCCTGATGGACGCCGACAGCCTCGATGCCGTGCTGGCCACCACCCAGGAACAACTGCGCACCGAGTTCCGTGCCGACCACGTGGTGGTGCGGCTGCTGGGCGATCCCGCCGAGGGTCTGCACTTCGTCAGCGAAAGCGATGCGTGCCTGCAGCGGTTCGAGCCGCTGTTCGAGAACCGCCGCCCCCTGTGCGGGCGGCTCTCGGACGAACAGCTCACCGCCCTGTTCCCCGATGCGCAGGACCCGATCCAGTCCGCCGTGGCCGTGCCGCTCATGGAGGGCAGCCGCCGGATGGGCATCCTGGCACTGGGCAGCCGCGAGGACACCCGCTTTCACCCCGGCATGGGCACGCTGTTCCTGGGTTACCTGGGCGAGATCATCTCCCATGCGGTGGCGACGCGGCTGAAGGCCTGA
- the dapF gene encoding diaminopimelate epimerase, whose protein sequence is MRLQFSKMHGLGNDFVVIDAISQPVELTPDQVRLLAHRRFGVGCDQVLLVEKPTDPALADFRYRVFNADGNEVEQCGNGARCFAVFVRERGLTHKDRIPVETAAGLIQLEIQQDGQVTVDMGPPKLAPWQIPFEAEAAMPAYPLEVDGETWEIGAVSMGNPHAVLRVDNVQTAPVARLGPAIESHERFPRHVNVGFMEVVSSGEIRLRVYERGVGETLACGTGACAAVVVGRIQGLLDDTVAVDLPGGRLVINWPGTDQVPVMMTGPATQVFTGSMDL, encoded by the coding sequence ATGCGCCTGCAATTCAGCAAGATGCATGGCCTGGGCAATGATTTCGTGGTCATTGACGCCATCAGTCAGCCAGTGGAGCTGACCCCCGACCAGGTGCGCCTGCTGGCGCACCGGCGCTTCGGTGTGGGCTGCGACCAGGTGCTGCTGGTGGAAAAACCCACGGATCCGGCTCTGGCGGACTTCCGCTACCGTGTCTTCAACGCCGACGGCAACGAGGTGGAGCAGTGTGGCAACGGGGCCCGGTGCTTCGCGGTGTTCGTGCGCGAACGCGGACTGACGCACAAGGACCGCATTCCGGTGGAGACGGCCGCCGGCCTTATCCAGCTGGAGATCCAGCAGGACGGCCAGGTGACGGTGGACATGGGTCCGCCGAAGCTCGCGCCCTGGCAGATCCCCTTCGAGGCCGAGGCGGCGATGCCCGCCTATCCCCTGGAGGTGGATGGCGAGACCTGGGAGATAGGTGCCGTGTCCATGGGCAACCCCCACGCCGTGCTGCGGGTGGACAACGTGCAGACGGCGCCCGTGGCCCGCCTGGGTCCGGCCATCGAGTCTCACGAGCGTTTTCCGCGTCACGTCAACGTGGGCTTCATGGAAGTGGTGTCGTCCGGCGAGATCCGGCTGCGCGTCTACGAGCGGGGTGTCGGCGAGACGCTGGCCTGCGGCACCGGGGCCTGTGCGGCCGTGGTGGTCGGGCGCATCCAGGGGCTTCTGGACGACACCGTGGCCGTGGACCTGCCCGGCGGGCGGCTTGTGATAAACTGGCCCGGCACCGACCAGGTGCCCGTCATGATGACGGGCCCTGCCACCCAGGTCTTCACAGGCAGCATGGATCTATGA
- a CDS encoding ubiquinone biosynthesis accessory factor UbiJ, whose protein sequence is MSALAGFTAALERAFNGYLALDPDSRTRLAALDGGVVALRFTGMEITLFFVPGDDRMQVTTHFDAEPDTLIRGSPLALARLGLAGETTRLPEGVELEGDARLGQQFRDMLRGVELDWEEWLARLTGDLLARQAGEAVRAFTGWARHAGESMRMDMGEYLREESGALPAREEVEAFMNEVDRLREDLDRLEARISRLEHGPEGARP, encoded by the coding sequence ATGAGCGCACTCGCCGGTTTCACCGCCGCCCTGGAACGGGCCTTCAACGGCTACCTCGCCCTGGATCCGGACAGCCGCACACGCCTGGCCGCACTGGACGGTGGCGTGGTGGCCCTGCGGTTCACCGGGATGGAGATCACGCTCTTCTTCGTGCCCGGTGACGACCGCATGCAGGTGACTACACACTTCGACGCCGAGCCGGACACGCTCATCCGCGGTTCGCCCCTGGCCCTGGCGCGGCTCGGGCTCGCGGGCGAGACCACGCGTCTGCCCGAGGGCGTTGAGCTGGAGGGCGATGCCCGGCTGGGTCAGCAGTTCCGCGACATGCTGCGGGGCGTGGAACTGGACTGGGAGGAATGGCTCGCGCGCCTGACCGGCGACCTGCTGGCCCGCCAGGCGGGTGAAGCGGTACGCGCGTTTACCGGCTGGGCCCGGCACGCCGGCGAAAGCATGCGCATGGACATGGGCGAATACCTGCGCGAGGAGTCGGGAGCGCTGCCGGCTCGGGAGGAGGTGGAGGCATTCATGAATGAGGTGGATCGCCTGCGCGAGGACCTGGACCGCCTGGAGGCACGCATCAGCAGACTCGAACACGGCCCGGAGGGTGCGCGTCCGTGA
- the hslV gene encoding ATP-dependent protease subunit HslV: MEQFRGTTIVSVRRNGRVALGGDGQVTLGNTVMKGNARKVRRLHGDRVLAGFAGGTADAFTLFERFEGKLDKYTGNLTRAAVELAKDWRTDRMLRRLEALLAVADKDTSLIISGNGDVIEPEDSLIAMGSGGPFAQAAARALLENTELSAREITEKALNIAAEICIYTNRQLTIEEL, from the coding sequence TTGGAACAGTTCCGTGGAACCACCATCGTCAGTGTTCGCCGCAACGGTCGGGTCGCCCTGGGCGGCGACGGCCAGGTGACCCTGGGCAACACGGTCATGAAGGGCAATGCGCGCAAGGTGCGCCGCCTCCACGGGGACAGGGTGCTGGCGGGTTTCGCCGGCGGCACCGCCGACGCCTTCACCCTGTTCGAGCGCTTCGAGGGCAAGCTGGACAAGTACACCGGCAACCTCACCAGGGCAGCGGTGGAACTGGCCAAGGACTGGCGCACCGACCGCATGCTGCGCCGTCTGGAGGCGCTGCTGGCGGTGGCGGACAAGGACACCTCGCTGATCATCTCCGGCAACGGGGATGTGATCGAACCCGAGGACAGTCTCATTGCCATGGGTTCCGGAGGCCCCTTTGCCCAGGCCGCCGCGCGGGCGCTCCTGGAGAACACCGAGCTCTCTGCAAGGGAGATCACGGAAAAGGCCCTGAACATTGCCGCCGAGATCTGTATCTACACGAACCGGCAACTCACCATAGAGGAACTCTAG
- a CDS encoding bacteriohemerythrin — translation MARGVMMLMEWSESLETGIETIDTQHRWLVDAINALHDEVTKPTPDTEVVEQVLLGLVDYTYNHFIMEESLFQQHGYADETAHRAEHNRFTAKAAALLEAHDRGEPPADEAMAFLKDWLTHHIMKVDMAYVPFLKDKGVT, via the coding sequence ATGGCAAGGGGGGTCATGATGCTGATGGAATGGAGTGAGTCACTGGAGACAGGCATCGAAACCATCGACACACAACATCGGTGGCTGGTGGACGCGATCAACGCCCTTCACGATGAAGTCACCAAACCCACGCCGGACACGGAGGTCGTCGAGCAGGTACTGCTCGGTCTCGTGGACTACACCTACAACCACTTCATCATGGAGGAATCGCTGTTCCAGCAGCACGGTTACGCGGATGAGACCGCACACCGGGCCGAACACAACCGCTTCACCGCGAAGGCGGCAGCGCTGCTCGAAGCCCATGACCGGGGTGAACCGCCTGCGGACGAGGCCATGGCGTTCCTGAAGGACTGGTTGACCCACCACATCATGAAGGTGGACATGGCCTACGTGCCGTTCCTCAAGGACAAGGGCGTCACCTGA
- the hslU gene encoding ATP-dependent protease ATPase subunit HslU, with product MSEMTPREIVQELDKHIVGQKDAKRAVAIALRNRWRRQQLPEDLRQEVTPKNILMIGPTGVGKTEIARRLARLASAPFIKVEATKFTEVGYVGRDVESIIRDLVDASMKLLREQEMEKVRFRAEEAAEERILDALLPAPRQTGFTAAPAPTAEQSDTRQKFRKRLREGQLDDKEIEIQVSANPVGVEIMTPPGMEEMASQLQGLFQNLGGGRTQTRTLKIRDAMKLLTDEEAARMVNQDELKLRAVANVEQNGIVFLDEIDKVVRRGEYGGADVSREGVQRDLLPLVEGCTVNTKFGMVRTDHILFIASGAFHLSKPSDLIPELQGRLPIRVELTALNAGDFVRILTEPDASLTEQYAALLGTEGVAVTFTDDGVQRIAEIATQVNERTENIGARRLHTVMERLLEQVSFDAPDHTGAVTIDAGYVSERLTELVEDEDLSRYIL from the coding sequence ATGTCCGAAATGACCCCACGAGAGATCGTCCAGGAACTGGACAAGCACATCGTCGGCCAGAAGGATGCCAAGCGCGCCGTGGCCATCGCGCTGCGCAACCGCTGGCGCCGCCAGCAGTTGCCGGAGGACCTGCGCCAGGAGGTTACGCCCAAGAACATCCTCATGATCGGCCCGACCGGCGTCGGCAAGACCGAGATTGCCCGGCGCCTGGCGCGGTTGGCCAGCGCGCCCTTCATCAAGGTGGAGGCCACCAAGTTTACCGAGGTGGGCTATGTGGGCCGGGACGTGGAGTCGATCATCCGCGACCTGGTGGACGCCTCCATGAAGCTGCTGCGTGAGCAGGAGATGGAGAAGGTGCGCTTCCGGGCCGAGGAGGCCGCCGAGGAGCGCATCCTGGATGCGTTGCTCCCGGCACCGCGGCAGACGGGGTTCACCGCCGCGCCGGCGCCCACCGCGGAGCAGAGCGACACGCGCCAGAAGTTCCGCAAGCGCCTGCGCGAGGGACAGCTGGATGACAAGGAGATCGAGATCCAGGTCAGCGCCAACCCCGTGGGTGTGGAGATCATGACACCGCCCGGCATGGAGGAGATGGCCAGCCAGCTCCAGGGCCTTTTCCAGAACCTCGGCGGCGGGCGCACCCAGACCCGCACGCTCAAGATCCGGGACGCGATGAAGCTGCTCACGGACGAGGAGGCCGCACGCATGGTCAACCAGGATGAGCTCAAGCTGCGCGCCGTGGCCAATGTGGAACAAAACGGCATCGTGTTTCTGGACGAGATCGACAAGGTGGTCAGGCGCGGCGAGTACGGTGGCGCCGACGTGTCCCGTGAAGGCGTACAGCGGGACCTGCTTCCGCTGGTGGAAGGCTGCACCGTCAACACCAAGTTCGGCATGGTGCGCACCGATCATATCCTCTTCATCGCCTCCGGCGCCTTTCACCTGTCAAAACCCTCGGATCTGATCCCGGAACTGCAGGGCCGCCTGCCCATCCGCGTGGAACTGACGGCGCTCAACGCCGGGGACTTCGTGCGCATCCTCACGGAGCCGGACGCCTCCCTGACCGAACAGTACGCGGCACTGCTCGGTACGGAAGGGGTGGCCGTGACGTTCACCGATGACGGCGTGCAGCGCATCGCCGAGATCGCCACCCAGGTGAACGAACGCACCGAGAACATCGGCGCACGGCGTCTGCACACGGTCATGGAACGTCTGCTGGAGCAGGTATCCTTCGATGCCCCGGATCACACCGGCGCGGTCACCATCGACGCGGGCTACGTCTCGGAGCGCCTGACGGAACTGGTGGAAGACGAGGATCTGAGCCGGTATATCCTTTAG
- the ubiE gene encoding bifunctional demethylmenaquinone methyltransferase/2-methoxy-6-polyprenyl-1,4-benzoquinol methylase UbiE, which produces MTDENTTHFGFKQVPKDEKARRVGEVFHSVAGKYDLMNDLMSMGIHRLWKRYTIEMAAVRPGHRVLDLAGGTGDLASRFARLTGPKGEVVLCDINASMLEAGRDRLTDEGLVDNLRYVQGDAENLPFPDEHFDLVTIAFGLRNVTDKDKALASMRRVLRPGGKLLVLEFSHPVAPGLKPVYDVYSFRALPFMGRLVTGDADSYRYLAESIRMHPDQETLKAMMEAAGLEDCDYFNLTGGIVALHRGYRF; this is translated from the coding sequence ATGACCGACGAAAACACCACCCATTTCGGTTTCAAGCAGGTGCCGAAGGACGAGAAGGCGCGCCGCGTGGGCGAGGTGTTTCACTCCGTGGCGGGCAAGTACGATCTGATGAACGATCTCATGTCCATGGGGATTCACAGGTTGTGGAAGCGCTACACCATCGAGATGGCCGCCGTGCGTCCGGGCCATAGGGTGCTGGATCTGGCCGGAGGGACCGGCGACCTGGCCTCGCGTTTCGCCCGGCTCACGGGCCCGAAGGGCGAGGTCGTGCTGTGCGACATCAATGCCTCCATGCTGGAGGCGGGACGCGACCGCCTGACCGACGAGGGCCTCGTGGACAACCTGCGCTACGTGCAGGGCGACGCCGAGAATCTGCCGTTTCCCGACGAACACTTCGATCTGGTCACCATCGCCTTCGGGTTGCGCAACGTCACTGACAAGGACAAGGCGCTGGCCTCCATGCGCCGGGTGCTGCGCCCCGGCGGCAAGCTGCTGGTGCTGGAGTTTTCACATCCGGTGGCGCCGGGCCTGAAGCCCGTCTATGACGTGTACTCCTTCAGGGCCCTGCCCTTCATGGGCCGGCTGGTGACGGGTGATGCCGACAGTTACCGCTATCTGGCGGAGAGCATTCGCATGCATCCGGACCAGGAGACCCTCAAGGCCATGATGGAGGCCGCCGGTCTCGAGGACTGTGACTACTTCAATCTCACCGGCGGCATCGTCGCCCTGCATCGGGGTTACCGGTTCTGA
- a CDS encoding ferredoxin--NADP reductase has translation MPYQEEHVTSVRRWSDKTFTFTTTRPEGFDFENGQFVTIGLRPEGQKLIARAYSIVSTSEDDHLEFLSIHVPDGPLTSRLARVREGESVWVNTKCTGSLTVGHVQPGRNLYMIATGTGLAPFVSLVRGRDVYEAFERVILVHSVRTVQELAYREELEARSGDRLLYVPTVTREPFETPERGADLFRSGELARRLGLPPVDLEVDRVMLCGNPNMNREMKAYLESVGGVMTSYKGVGNFTVEQAFVLHRTGD, from the coding sequence ATGCCCTACCAGGAAGAACACGTGACCTCGGTGCGCCGCTGGTCGGACAAGACCTTCACCTTCACCACCACCCGGCCCGAGGGTTTCGATTTCGAGAACGGACAGTTCGTAACCATCGGGTTGCGGCCCGAGGGTCAGAAGCTGATCGCGCGCGCCTACTCCATCGTCTCCACGTCCGAGGACGATCACCTGGAGTTCCTGAGCATCCATGTACCGGACGGCCCGCTCACCAGCCGGTTGGCCCGGGTCCGCGAAGGGGAGAGCGTATGGGTGAACACCAAGTGTACGGGCTCGCTGACGGTGGGCCACGTGCAACCCGGGCGCAATCTCTACATGATCGCCACGGGCACGGGGCTTGCGCCGTTCGTGTCACTGGTGCGCGGACGCGATGTCTACGAGGCCTTCGAACGGGTGATCCTGGTGCACAGCGTGCGTACGGTGCAGGAGCTGGCCTACAGGGAGGAACTGGAGGCCCGCTCCGGTGATCGGCTCCTCTACGTGCCCACGGTGACCCGTGAGCCCTTCGAGACGCCCGAGCGCGGCGCCGACCTGTTTCGATCCGGGGAACTGGCCCGGCGCCTGGGCCTGCCGCCGGTGGACCTGGAAGTGGACCGGGTCATGCTGTGCGGCAACCCCAACATGAACCGGGAGATGAAGGCATACCTGGAATCCGTCGGCGGTGTCATGACCAGCTACAAGGGCGTGGGCAACTTCACCGTGGAGCAGGCCTTCGTGCTGCACCGCACCGGCGACTGA
- the xerC gene encoding tyrosine recombinase XerC yields the protein MNIESSSSWLSRYLRHLSEERRCSPHTVDNYARDLQRLREAVGDDWGQVRVHHVRALVAKRHRQGAEGRTLQRLLSAIRGFFNFLVREGVVDANPAQDVRAPKAGRKLPGVLDVDQVSRLVTVPGDDALAVRDRAILELFYSSGLRLAELVGLDVTDVDLADRQLRVTGKGRKSRDLPVGRHAVAALNGWLALRADLAKPDEPALFVGHRGERLGARAVQARLSRHAVVQGLDRRVHPHLLRHSFASHLLESSGDLRAVQELLGHADISTTQVYTHLDYQHLARVYDAAHPRARRKPRS from the coding sequence TTGAATATTGAATCCTCCTCCTCCTGGCTTTCCCGCTATCTTCGCCACCTGAGCGAGGAGCGCCGCTGCTCCCCCCACACCGTCGACAACTACGCCCGCGATCTGCAGCGGCTGCGGGAAGCGGTGGGTGACGACTGGGGGCAGGTTCGGGTGCATCACGTCCGCGCCCTGGTGGCAAAGCGCCACCGCCAGGGGGCCGAAGGCCGCACCCTGCAGCGTCTGCTCTCCGCGATCCGCGGTTTCTTCAACTTTCTCGTGCGCGAGGGAGTGGTGGATGCCAATCCTGCGCAGGACGTGCGTGCGCCGAAGGCCGGGCGCAAGCTGCCCGGTGTCCTGGACGTGGACCAGGTGTCGCGCCTGGTGACCGTGCCCGGTGATGACGCGCTCGCCGTGCGCGACCGGGCGATCCTCGAGCTGTTCTACTCGTCCGGCCTGCGCCTGGCGGAACTCGTCGGACTCGACGTCACCGATGTCGATCTGGCGGACCGGCAACTGCGTGTCACCGGCAAGGGGCGCAAGAGCCGCGACCTGCCGGTGGGCCGCCACGCGGTGGCGGCGCTCAACGGCTGGCTCGCCCTGCGCGCGGACCTGGCGAAGCCCGACGAGCCGGCCCTGTTCGTGGGCCACCGCGGTGAACGCCTGGGGGCCCGTGCGGTCCAGGCGCGCCTCTCGCGCCACGCGGTGGTCCAGGGACTGGACCGGCGCGTGCACCCGCATCTGCTGCGCCACTCGTTCGCCAGCCACCTGCTGGAATCCTCCGGTGATCTGCGCGCGGTGCAGGAACTGCTGGGGCACGCGGACATCAGCACCACGCAGGTCTACACGCACCTGGATTACCAGCATCTGGCGCGGGTCTACGACGCGGCCCATCCCCGGGCCCGTCGCAAGCCGCGCTCCTGA
- a CDS encoding DUF3617 domain-containing protein — MSIRLILAALALSLTLPALATQPNIEPGQWEYTNVTRYEGVPMPERTDTNRECVTAEDIQQGDAFVEESDECEVSNMEMGSSEASYSMVCVQEGVEMNMDAHMRFMGERMEGTIRASLETPMGPMEMHMDVTGRRIGDC, encoded by the coding sequence ATGTCTATCCGCCTGATCCTTGCAGCCCTCGCGTTGTCCCTGACCCTGCCCGCCCTGGCCACCCAGCCCAACATCGAGCCGGGCCAGTGGGAGTACACCAATGTCACGCGTTACGAGGGCGTACCCATGCCGGAGCGGACCGACACCAACCGGGAGTGCGTCACCGCTGAGGACATCCAGCAGGGCGATGCCTTTGTGGAGGAAAGCGACGAGTGTGAGGTGTCCAACATGGAAATGGGCAGCAGCGAGGCGAGCTATTCCATGGTTTGCGTTCAGGAAGGCGTGGAGATGAACATGGATGCCCACATGCGCTTTATGGGGGAGCGGATGGAGGGCACCATCCGCGCGAGCCTGGAGACTCCCATGGGTCCCATGGAGATGCACATGGACGTGACGGGCCGGCGTATCGGCGATTGCTGA